Genomic segment of Schistocerca piceifrons isolate TAMUIC-IGC-003096 chromosome 1, iqSchPice1.1, whole genome shotgun sequence:
TAGTCAATGGTAATTCTATTTTAGTTGGCTTTTCAGCACATTCTGATTGAATGCCCACATCAGCTGATATATCATGGACTCCAGTTAAGTACTCACTAGCTACATTTTCAGCTGCTATTTCTAgcccatttccattttttactgaTATAGTTTCCTCACTTTCTCTTACTTTCGCATCCTCAATGTGATCTATTGTTTCATCTTTGGAATGCTTTTGACAAATgtcaacattttctgatttttcagCAGCAGAGTGGGAAGCCGTATCCTTTGAAATTTGtccaataattattttttcatttacatttgtaCTCTCTTCTTGGATTAATTCTCCTTCACATTCAACACGAAGACCAGATGTTTCATGTGCAGGATCAGTTGAAATCTCTGTGCAGGGTGACATTTCCTCACGAGATAAATTGTCTTTAGAAGTGTGAGGGATAAAATCCTTCTGTACAGACTCTTCCACAGGATTCTGAGGACATGAATTTGATACACTGTCACATTCCTGATGGGTAGTGGCAGCTGGCTCATCTCCAACCTTTGtttcttcatttcttacctcctcctcctcctccaccaccaccttcTGCTCCTCCTTCACATCCTCTGCCTGCTCCTTATCCACCTGCTGCTTTTCCTCCTGCTCTTCCTCCAGCTGCTCCTCCTCTGCCTGCTCCTCCTCCGCCTGCTCCTCCTCCGCCTGCTCCTCCTCAGCCTGCTCCTCCTCAGCCTGCTGCTTCTCCGCCTGCTCTTCCTCCAGCTGCTCCTCCTCCAGCTGCTCCTCCTCCAGCTGCTCCTCCTCCAGCTGCTCCTCCACCGCCTGCTCTTCCTCCAGCTGCTCCTCCCCTGCCTGCTCCTCATCCACCCGCTGcttctccgcctcctcctcctcctctgcctgcTCCTCCTCCGCCTGCTGCTTCTCCGCCTGCTCTTCCTCCAGCTGCTCCTCCACCTGTTCCTCCTCCAGCTGCTCCTCCTCCACCTgttcttcctccacttgctcctTCTCGGCAATCTGCTGCTCCTCCTCGGCAATCTGCTGCTCCTCCTCGGCAATCTGCTGCTCCTCCTCGGCAATCTGCTGCTCCTCCTCGGCAATCTGCTGCTCCTCCTCGGCAATCTGCTGCTCCTCCTCGGCAATCTGCTGCTCCTCCCCTGCAATCTGCTGCTCCTCCCCTGCAATCTGCTGCTCCTCCCCTGCAATCTGCTGCTCCTCCCCTGCAATCTGCTGCTCCTCCCCTGCAATCTGCTTCTCCTCCtcaatctgctcctcctcctcaaCCTGCTCCTCCTCCTCAACCTCAACCTGTTCCTCCTTGTccacctgctcctcctcctcctcctcctccaccacctcctcttcctcttcctccacctcctcctgcacatgctgttcctctttctcttcttcctgtCTGGCATCCTCTAATTTAGTGTTGTCTGAACAAAACTTCCTGTCATTAACTGTCTCATCAATTTTCATATGATCTGGAGTATTTGATTTAATAGGGACAAAGTGTTCCACTTTCCTTTCAATTGTGTTTGGAGGCACAACTTCAGGCACATTTTCTAGGTTATCACTTCCTAATAAACTTTTCTTTGATTCATCTGCATCAGATTCATCTGTCTCACAAGATATATTGCCAGTGCTATCGGCAGAATAATTTTCTGGCTTATCATTTCCTAATAAATTTCTCTGTGAATTATCAGCTTCAGATTCACACGTCTCAGAAGATATAAGGCCAGAATCCATTTCCCTCACATCAGCTTTATttttcaaatcagaaactgctaaatGAGATGTAGATGGCATTTGATGACGATCTAATGCCACAGCAACACTATCTTCAACAAATATAGTCTCCTTGTCAGTTACCAAACTATCATGCTGACCGCAGGACAGAACCCCTGCTGCTTTTTCTTCAAGTGAAATGGTTCTGCTGCTTTCAGTACACAGTGATTCCATTTGCAAGTCAGACAGAGCATTACTATTACTTCCTTTAAAATTAACTTCCCTATTCTGAGTTTCTCTACTTCCTGTATCACTTTCCTTGCTTTCAACATAAACTAAACTTTGAGTTGTTTCGCATTCCTCTCCATGCTCTTGAACTGCATCTCTTTTAGTCTCTTTTTGTTGTTCGAACAGTTTGTCATTATCATCAATAAtttcacctttttcttttctttcgtgtTCACCTGCATTTATATCTTCTGAGGTCTTAGTCTCACGTATCTCATCAAGGGATGCTAAATTTCTGACACTGTTGTCTGACTCATTATTTGCCACAGACTCAACACCAGAGCTAAACagatcaccaccatcatcattccatgcaacatttttaatattttccacTTGAACCTGTGAACTACATCCGTCATCTGAATGATTATCCTGTGGTACAATTGACAGATTAAGACCTTCCAAACCTGCATCCTTCTGTTCATTATCGTCCAAAATCTGACAAGGGCTGTCTGTGTTTCTGTCATCATCTGAAACattaaatacagaagacaatgTATCTCCAGTTCCATCAGTACCCTTCCCTTGTACATTATTTTCTTCACTATCACTACTAGTTCTGTTGTCTTCATGTTTCAATTGTTCATGTTCTGAAGATTTATCTTTGGAAAGACAGTTAAAATATTCTAATTTTACTGATTCATCTTCAGGCTTTAATGACTTTCCTTCATAACTGATCTGacaattatcattttcattttctggttttctggtgaaggaattttcacacatattttcctTTAAAACATTTTCATAAGTCTGATTTCCCATGCTTCTTTCTTCTTTTAAACCTGGTGCTTCTTCTCTATCTTCACATTCAAGTACACTCTCACCATGGAGCTCTGTCTCAGATAAAGTCTTTGATTCTTCACCAAGGTTAGCAGCAACTTCAGAGCCTTCCTCTtctgaaatttcacattttttatctTTATTAGAAGGAGACATATCAATATAATTCTCATCCCCTTTGTTACCTACAGTGGAGGAACAACCCATCATTTCTGTTTCTGTCTGAAATGTGCCCCTTTCATTTCGTCTTATTTGTTCTCTCATGTTATCAGTGGTTACCAGGTTTGAACTCTCATCTTCAGCAGCAACTGTTGCCTGAATGCCTCTCCTACATTCATCATTATTTGTTTCAGTCTCCCCATCATTTGCCTCACAACTCCCATCCTGTGAAAGATGCACGTGAGATTTTACATCTTCTGAACCACTGTTCACAGCTTTATCATCATATGAATCTTCACTAAAAGTTTCAGTTTTGCCTTTCCTGACATCCATATATTTATGTCTGTTTGGAGACAAACTGCACTCTGTTGTTTGATGTTTGAAGTCATGACTAGGAGAAGACTTCTCTTCAGAATCTATCATAGAAGCTTTATCAAATGATTCACTGTCGGATGAAGAAATATGTTCATCTCCTGAGGGTTTGACATGCTCGTCAAAGCCATAGGAATCATTCTCGTGGGGGCTGGAATAATCTGATGAATCACCATCACTCTCATTACCTGAAGCATCACTCTTTTCATACTCTTCTGCAGAACTGCGCTGCAAGTCACCATAAGACAAAGTTTTCCTCTCCAAGGAATCTTCTCTTACTCCGAAATTGCTTTTTATGCTCTCATCTtctgaaatttcatcattattGTGTTCAGAAGGTGCATTACATTTTTCGGTGCCATAATCATCATCTAATGTGTATCCAACAGCAGATCCACCTTCAGAAGAATTGTCTTCTGAGATTTCTTTTAGCTGTTTACCTTCTCGTATAGCCTCTTTAGGATCATCATCTTCAGAAGTATCCCTCTCAATTTCGTGTAATTTTCCATCTGCAGATGTACCTCCCTTGGCAGTCTCATCTTCAGAAGAAGTCTCACTGGATATTCCTTTAAACTGTCCATCTTCTAATTTGCCTCCACCACTTTCGTCATCAGAGACAactttagaagtttctttgtcTGATGAATTTTCATCTGAGAGATAGTCTTCTACAACTGAAGGTTTTATGGTCTTTTCTGTCTTATTCCTCCTTTGACAGTCATTATTTTCATCACCACCATCAGCACAATAATCATCACACAATCCACTTTTTGATGCCTCACTGGAACACAATTTCTTTTCCATCTTGTCCTGCTCATTTGTCACTGCATTTTCTTGAATTACGTTTATTTTTGGATTACTACTATCTTCATCCAGACCATCACCTGTTGCTTCATCTGAAACAGTGTACTTTAAAGCAGCAATAGGACCATCACCATCGCCATCACCACCATCCTCACTTTCTGATATTTCATCTTTCAACCCTAGAGATTTTGGAACAAAATCTTGCGAAGAGAACTCTGCACCAACATCACAAAAATCATCAATAGAATCCTCATCTTTGTTCATTCCATTTCTTGGCTCTACATTAAAATGGGCATCTTTAGATTCTTCTTCTGATATTCCATCTTTTGATAGTTCCGAAACTCCGTTTACAACTTCATTGTGTGGAGAGAAATTACTAGTAGATATTTCACTGTCACTGTTATTGTCATCTGTATGCATAATTACATTAATACCACACTTCTGTTCAAAGGCATTTTTCCTCAGAGAGATATCCCTGTTAGAATCCTCAACAGGGAGAGATTCATCATCTGAGACAGCCCTCAGACCAGCTGCGTCACTATTGCCATCATCCATGCTACCTCTGTGCAGAAATTCTGGCATTTctgtaaacagaaaattaaaacaactttaaaatatgcAAAGAAATAAATAGTTATCGAAATACAGAACTATCGacagaaaaagataaaataaaCTTCATCTAATGAACTAATACTTTCTTGGTAATCACATATGACAACATATTTCAGTTCTTTAAGGCACCTTTATTGTTAATGACTTTTTAAACAACTGAAAGGATTTAATGGTTCTACCAATGTCTAAAACATGGTGACTAACCCACAACAACAAGAAATAAGACGTTTCACTAAACACTAAAACACCTTTGAACAACCGATTATCTTGTTAGAACACACCACGCGAGACAAGAGAGCGTACCATGGCACTCTTAGAACATTACTGAACTGAGACTACCTTGTCACATTGGCGGTTGTTTGGGTTTACAAATTGCAAAGAAATCTGCTTTTGTTCTGAGTCCTGTCTGTTGCTCAGGCCAGCACTGAATGATATACATAAGGTTATGAGGGACCATCCTTTCTTATAAAAATACAGAATATAGTAGCAGTATTAAACAACCAGTAATGATAGTATAGTTAATTAATGACAAAAGCAAAATTGATAGTGGATGTTCTTGACAACGGTCGTATGAAAAATTTTCCACACTACTGAGGACTTAAGGAGTAGGAAAAATTGATTCAAACATATCAAAACTAACACATATTTTCAAAGTATACAGACACAAAGGATATTTAGAAGGTAATATGTAGAACCTATTAAATTTATTCTTTGTGTCTTGCTTTGTTTGTTCGTGACAAATAACATCAAAAACTCTTTCTCCTTCACACATGTGAATTTGTAAATAAGAAATGGGATTTGAATAAACAAATAAGAAAACTTCAGTTTTGGCTTAAGAATTCTGACCATATTTTCACTTTTCACTTTCACTTTTGCTAAAATAAATGAGCAAAACATTAGATAACT
This window contains:
- the LOC124775703 gene encoding trichohyalin-like, which encodes MNLILAIMESTEMPEFLHRGSMDDGNSDAAGLRAVSDDESLPVEDSNRDISLRKNAFEQKCGINVIMHTDDNNSDSEISTSNFSPHNEVVNGVSELSKDGISEEESKDAHFNVEPRNGMNKDEDSIDDFCDVGAEFSSQDFVPKSLGLKDEISESEDGGDGDGDGPIAALKYTVSDEATGDGLDEDSSNPKINVIQENAVTNEQDKMEKKLCSSEASKSGLCDDYCADGGDENNDCQRRNKTEKTIKPSVVEDYLSDENSSDKETSKVVSDDESGGGKLEDGQFKGISSETSSEDETAKGGTSADGKLHEIERDTSEDDDPKEAIREGKQLKEISEDNSSEGGSAVGYTLDDDYGTEKCNAPSEHNNDEISEDESIKSNFGVREDSLERKTLSYGDLQRSSAEEYEKSDASGNESDGDSSDYSSPHENDSYGFDEHVKPSGDEHISSSDSESFDKASMIDSEEKSSPSHDFKHQTTECSLSPNRHKYMDVRKGKTETFSEDSYDDKAVNSGSEDVKSHVHLSQDGSCEANDGETETNNDECRRGIQATVAAEDESSNLVTTDNMREQIRRNERGTFQTETEMMGCSSTVGNKGDENYIDMSPSNKDKKCEISEEEGSEVAANLGEESKTLSETELHGESVLECEDREEAPGLKEERSMGNQTYENVLKENMCENSFTRKPENENDNCQISYEGKSLKPEDESVKLEYFNCLSKDKSSEHEQLKHEDNRTSSDSEENNVQGKGTDGTGDTLSSVFNVSDDDRNTDSPCQILDDNEQKDAGLEGLNLSIVPQDNHSDDGCSSQVQVENIKNVAWNDDGGDLFSSGVESVANNESDNSVRNLASLDEIRETKTSEDINAGEHERKEKGEIIDDNDKLFEQQKETKRDAVQEHGEECETTQSLVYVESKESDTGSRETQNREVNFKGSNSNALSDLQMESLCTESSRTISLEEKAAGVLSCGQHDSLVTDKETIFVEDSVAVALDRHQMPSTSHLAVSDLKNKADVREMDSGLISSETCESEADNSQRNLLGNDKPENYSADSTGNISCETDESDADESKKSLLGSDNLENVPEVVPPNTIERKVEHFVPIKSNTPDHMKIDETVNDRKFCSDNTKLEDARQEEEKEEQHVQEEVEEEEEEVVEEEEEEEQVDKEEQVEVEEEEQVEEEEQIEEEKQIAGEEQQIAGEEQQIAGEEQQIAGEEQQIAGEEQQIAEEEQQIAEEEQQIAEEEQQIAEEEQQIAEEEQQIAEEEQQIAEKEQVEEEQVEEEQLEEEQVEEQLEEEQAEKQQAEEEQAEEEEEAEKQRVDEEQAGEEQLEEEQAVEEQLEEEQLEEEQLEEEQLEEEQAEKQQAEEEQAEEEQAEEEQAEEEQAEEEQLEEEQEEKQQVDKEQAEDVKEEQKVVVEEEEEVRNEETKVGDEPAATTHQECDSVSNSCPQNPVEEQFIS